The following proteins are co-located in the Pontiella desulfatans genome:
- a CDS encoding 2-hydroxyacid dehydrogenase, giving the protein MKIAFFSNKPYDRKFFDLANKDFGHEITYFESKLRRETLKLAEGYECACVFVNDQVDASVLIALAAQGTRLVALRCAGFNNVDIHSAKELGISVVRVPAYSPYAVAEHTVGLMLALNRKVYWANSRVKEGNFSLDGLLGFDMRGRTVGLVGTGKIGECVARILNGFGCNIIAHDKFKNPACEALGVKYVERDELFAQSDIITLHCPLFKETRHLIGMDAIAKMKKGVMIINTSRGALIDARAAIEGLKSEKIGYLGIDVYEEEEELFFEDKTFEIRTDDVFARLTTFPNVVITGHQAYFTEEAVSAIAKTTLENISAYEKGEELANAVDPD; this is encoded by the coding sequence ATGAAAATCGCTTTTTTCAGCAACAAACCCTACGACCGTAAGTTTTTTGATTTGGCCAATAAGGATTTTGGCCACGAGATTACCTATTTTGAATCAAAGCTTCGCCGCGAAACCCTTAAGTTGGCCGAGGGCTACGAGTGCGCCTGTGTCTTCGTGAACGATCAGGTCGATGCTTCCGTGCTGATTGCACTGGCTGCCCAGGGTACAAGGCTCGTGGCCTTGCGGTGCGCGGGGTTCAACAATGTTGATATCCACAGTGCCAAGGAGCTGGGTATTTCGGTTGTTCGCGTTCCGGCCTATTCCCCGTATGCCGTCGCGGAGCACACGGTGGGTTTGATGCTTGCCCTGAACCGGAAGGTCTACTGGGCGAATTCGCGGGTCAAGGAAGGCAATTTCTCGCTGGATGGACTCCTGGGCTTCGATATGCGGGGGCGCACGGTTGGTTTGGTGGGAACCGGGAAAATCGGGGAATGCGTGGCCAGAATCCTGAATGGATTTGGTTGCAACATCATTGCCCATGATAAATTCAAGAATCCAGCGTGCGAGGCGCTAGGCGTAAAATATGTCGAGCGCGATGAACTGTTTGCACAATCGGACATTATTACGCTTCACTGCCCCCTGTTTAAGGAGACGCGTCATTTGATCGGGATGGATGCCATCGCCAAAATGAAGAAGGGCGTAATGATCATCAACACCAGCCGTGGTGCGTTGATTGATGCCCGTGCTGCCATTGAAGGCCTAAAATCGGAGAAGATCGGCTATCTGGGGATCGACGTCTACGAGGAAGAAGAGGAACTGTTCTTTGAAGACAAAACCTTTGAAATCCGTACCGACGATGTATTTGCCCGCCTGACCACCTTCCCGAACGTGGTGATTACGGGGCATCAGGCCTACTTTACCGAAGAAGCCGTTTCGGCCATTGCGAAGACGACGCTCGAAAACATTTCCGCCTATGAAAAAGGTGAAGAGCTGGCCAACGCCGTGGACCCCGACTAG